One genomic segment of Sminthopsis crassicaudata isolate SCR6 chromosome 4, ASM4859323v1, whole genome shotgun sequence includes these proteins:
- the LOC141565583 gene encoding tubulin alpha-1D chain-like isoform X2 translates to MGNACWELYCLEHGIQPNGTMSSDRTLGGGDDSFNTFFSETGAGKHVPRAVFVDLEPAVIDEVRTSIYKQLFHPEQLISGKEDAANNYARGHYTVGKEIIDLVLERIRKLSDQCTGLQGFLIFHSFGGGTGSGFTSLLMERLSVDYGKKSKLEFAIYPAPQVSTAVVEPYNSILTTHTTLEHSDCAFMVDNEAIYDICRRNLDIERPTYTNLNRLIGQIVSSITASLRFDGALNVDLTEFQTNLVPYPRIHFPLVTYSPIVSAEKAYHEQLSVAEISNACFDPSNQMVKCDPRHGKYMACCMLYRGDVVPKDVNAAIATIKTKRTIQFVDWCPTGFKVGINYQPPTVVPGGDLAKVQRAVCMLSNTTAIAEAWARLDHKFDLMYAKRAFVHWYVGEGMEEGEFSEAREDLAALEKDYEEVGTDSIEGEDESEEF, encoded by the exons ATGGGCAATGCCTGCTGGGAATTATACTGCTTGGAGCATGGGATCCAACCCAATGGTACCATGTCCAGTGACAGGACTCTGGGGGGTGGTGATGACTCCTTCAACACCTTCTTCAGCGAGACTGGAGCTGGCAAGCATGTCCCCAGAGCAGTCTTTGTAGACTTGGAGCCTGCTGTGATAG ATGAGGTCCGGACTAGCATCTACAAACAGCTATTCCATCCTGAACAGCTGATCTCTGGCAAGGAAGATGCTGCCAATAACTATGCTAGGGGCCATTATACTGTTGGAAAGGAAATAATTGATCTTGTATTGGAGCGTATCCGAAAACTG TCAGACCAATGCACTGGACTGCAGGGATTCCTGATCTTCCACAGCTTCGGGGGTGGTACAGGTTCAGGCTTCACCTCTCTGCTAATGGAGAGACTCTCTGTGGACTATGGCAAGAAGTCCAAGCTGGAGTTTGCCATCTACCCAGCCCCACAGGTGTCCACAGCTGTCGTGGAGCCTTATAACTCCATTTTAACTACTCACACTACGCTGGAGCACTCGGACTGTGCCTTCATGGTGGACAACGAAGCCATCTACGACATCTGCCGCCGGAACCTGGACATTGAGCGCCCCACCTACACCAACCTAAACCGGCTCATCGGCCAGATCGTGTCCTCCATCACCGCCTCCCTGCGCTTTGATGGTGCCCTCAATGTGGACCTCACCGAGTTCCAGACCAACCTGGTGCCCTACCCTCGCATCCACTTTCCGCTCGTCACCTACTCGCCCATAGTCTCTGCTGAAAAGGCCTATCATGAGCAGCTGTCTGTAGCCGAGATTTCCAATGCCTGCTTTGACCCCTCCAACCAGATGGTCAAGTGTGACCCGCGTCACGGCAAGTACATGGCCTGTTGCATGCTGTACCGAGGGGATGTCGTGCCCAAGGATGTCAACGCCGCCATTGCCACCATCAAGACTAAGAGGACCATCCAGTTTGTAGACTGGTGTCCCACCGGCTTCAAG GTTGGTATCAATTACCAGCCCCCGACAGTGGTACCTGGTGGAGACCTAGCTAAAGTGCAGCGGGCAGTGTGCATGCTCAGTAACACTACGGCCATTGCCGAAGCATGGGCCCGTCTGGATCACAAGTTTGACCTCATGTATGCCAAGCGGGCATTTGTGCACTGGTATGTGGGCGAAGGCATGGAGGAAGGCGAGTTCTCTGAGGCTCGTGAAGATCTGGCTGCCCTGGAGAAGGATTATGAGGAAGTGGGCACAGACTCTATAGAGGGTGAAGATGAAAGCGAGGAGTTCTAG
- the RABIF gene encoding guanine nucleotide exchange factor MSS4, giving the protein MEPEEHRNELVSAEGRNRKAVLCQRCGSRVLQPGAALFSRRQLFLPSMRKKPALADGSNPEGDFLQEHWLVDDMFTFENVGFTKDVGNIKFLVCADCEIGPIGWHCLDDKNSFYVALERVSHE; this is encoded by the exons ATGGAGCCGGAGGAGCACAGGAACGAGCTAGTGTCAGCCGAGGGCCGGAACAGGAAAGCTGTGCTGTGTCAGCGCTGTGGATCCCGGGTGCTGCAGCCCGGGGCCGCTCTCTTCTCACGCAGACAG CTGTTCCTTCCCTCCATGAGGAAGAAGCCAGCTCTGGCTGATGGCAGCAACCCAGAAGGTGACTTCCTTCAAGAACACTGGCTGGTTGATGACATGTTCACCTTTGAGAATGTGGGCTTCACCAAAGACGTAGGGAACATCAAATTTCTGGTCTGCGCAGATTGTGAAATTGGACCCATCGGCTGGCACTGCCTGGATGACAAAAATAGTTTCTATGTGGCTTTGGAGAGGGTTTCTCACGAGTGA
- the LOC141565583 gene encoding tubulin alpha chain, testis-specific-like isoform X1 — MRECISIHVGQAGVQMGNACWELYCLEHGIQPNGTMSSDRTLGGGDDSFNTFFSETGAGKHVPRAVFVDLEPAVIDEVRTSIYKQLFHPEQLISGKEDAANNYARGHYTVGKEIIDLVLERIRKLSDQCTGLQGFLIFHSFGGGTGSGFTSLLMERLSVDYGKKSKLEFAIYPAPQVSTAVVEPYNSILTTHTTLEHSDCAFMVDNEAIYDICRRNLDIERPTYTNLNRLIGQIVSSITASLRFDGALNVDLTEFQTNLVPYPRIHFPLVTYSPIVSAEKAYHEQLSVAEISNACFDPSNQMVKCDPRHGKYMACCMLYRGDVVPKDVNAAIATIKTKRTIQFVDWCPTGFKVGINYQPPTVVPGGDLAKVQRAVCMLSNTTAIAEAWARLDHKFDLMYAKRAFVHWYVGEGMEEGEFSEAREDLAALEKDYEEVGTDSIEGEDESEEF; from the exons ATG CGTGAGTGTATCTCCATCCATGTCGGCCAGGCCGGAGTGCAGATGGGCAATGCCTGCTGGGAATTATACTGCTTGGAGCATGGGATCCAACCCAATGGTACCATGTCCAGTGACAGGACTCTGGGGGGTGGTGATGACTCCTTCAACACCTTCTTCAGCGAGACTGGAGCTGGCAAGCATGTCCCCAGAGCAGTCTTTGTAGACTTGGAGCCTGCTGTGATAG ATGAGGTCCGGACTAGCATCTACAAACAGCTATTCCATCCTGAACAGCTGATCTCTGGCAAGGAAGATGCTGCCAATAACTATGCTAGGGGCCATTATACTGTTGGAAAGGAAATAATTGATCTTGTATTGGAGCGTATCCGAAAACTG TCAGACCAATGCACTGGACTGCAGGGATTCCTGATCTTCCACAGCTTCGGGGGTGGTACAGGTTCAGGCTTCACCTCTCTGCTAATGGAGAGACTCTCTGTGGACTATGGCAAGAAGTCCAAGCTGGAGTTTGCCATCTACCCAGCCCCACAGGTGTCCACAGCTGTCGTGGAGCCTTATAACTCCATTTTAACTACTCACACTACGCTGGAGCACTCGGACTGTGCCTTCATGGTGGACAACGAAGCCATCTACGACATCTGCCGCCGGAACCTGGACATTGAGCGCCCCACCTACACCAACCTAAACCGGCTCATCGGCCAGATCGTGTCCTCCATCACCGCCTCCCTGCGCTTTGATGGTGCCCTCAATGTGGACCTCACCGAGTTCCAGACCAACCTGGTGCCCTACCCTCGCATCCACTTTCCGCTCGTCACCTACTCGCCCATAGTCTCTGCTGAAAAGGCCTATCATGAGCAGCTGTCTGTAGCCGAGATTTCCAATGCCTGCTTTGACCCCTCCAACCAGATGGTCAAGTGTGACCCGCGTCACGGCAAGTACATGGCCTGTTGCATGCTGTACCGAGGGGATGTCGTGCCCAAGGATGTCAACGCCGCCATTGCCACCATCAAGACTAAGAGGACCATCCAGTTTGTAGACTGGTGTCCCACCGGCTTCAAG GTTGGTATCAATTACCAGCCCCCGACAGTGGTACCTGGTGGAGACCTAGCTAAAGTGCAGCGGGCAGTGTGCATGCTCAGTAACACTACGGCCATTGCCGAAGCATGGGCCCGTCTGGATCACAAGTTTGACCTCATGTATGCCAAGCGGGCATTTGTGCACTGGTATGTGGGCGAAGGCATGGAGGAAGGCGAGTTCTCTGAGGCTCGTGAAGATCTGGCTGCCCTGGAGAAGGATTATGAGGAAGTGGGCACAGACTCTATAGAGGGTGAAGATGAAAGCGAGGAGTTCTAG